A single genomic interval of Falco cherrug isolate bFalChe1 chromosome 8, bFalChe1.pri, whole genome shotgun sequence harbors:
- the HNRNPA3 gene encoding heterogeneous nuclear ribonucleoprotein A3 isoform X11, whose amino-acid sequence MAAIKEERDVEDYKRKGRRSSQQKYRRLNKGHEPKEPEQLRKLFIGGLSFETTDDSLREHFEKWGTLTDCVVMRDPQTKRSRGFGFVTYSCVEEVDAAMSARPHKVDGRVVEPKRAVSREDSVKPGAHLTVKKIFVGGIKEDTEEYNLREYFEKYGKIETIEVMEDRQSGKKRGFAFVTFDDHDTVDKIVVQKYHTINGHNCEVKKALSKQEMQTASSQRGRGGGSGNFMGRGNFGGGGGNFGRGGNFGGRGGNYGGGPGYGSRGGYGGGGGPGYGNPGGGYGGGGGGYDGYNEGGNFGGGNYGGSGNYNDFGNYSGQQQSNYGPMKGGGSFGGRSSGSPYGGGYGSGSGSGGYGGRRF is encoded by the exons ATGGCTGCTATTAAGGAAGAGAGAGATGTGGAAGACTACAAGAGGAAGGGAAGACGATCTTCACAG CAGAAATACCGTAGACTGAATAAG GGCCATGAGCCAAAGGAGCCAGAGCAGTTGAGGAAGCTGTTCATTGGAGGTCTGAGCTTTGAAACAACAGATGATAGCTTGAGAGAGCACTTTGAGAAATGGGGCACACTCACGGACTGTGTG GTGATGAGAGACCCACAAACAAAGCGTTCCAGAGGCTTCGGCTTTGTGACTTACTCTTGTGTGGAGGAGGTGGATGCTGCCATGAGTGCTCGACCACATAAGGTTGATGGACGCGTGGTTGAACCAAAGAGAGCAGTTTCGAGGGAG GATTCTGTAAAGCCTGGGGCACATCTgacagtaaagaaaatatttgttggtGGAATTAAAGAAGATACAGAAGAATATAATTTAAGGGAGTACTTTGAAAAATATGGCAAGATTGAAACCATAGAAGTCATGGAAGACAGGCAAAGTGGAAAGAAGAGAGGCTTCGCTTTTGTAACTTTTGATGATCACGATACAGTTGATAAAATTGTTG TTCAGAAATACCATACTATAAATGGACATAACTGTGAAGTGAAAAAAGCACTCTCGAAACAAGAAATGCAGACTGCTAGCTCTCAGAGAG gtCGTGGGGGTGGCTCAGGCAACTTCATGGGTCGTGGAAACTTTGGAGGTGGTGGAGGAAACTTCGGCCGAGGAGGAAACTTTGGTGGAAGAG GTGGCAACTATGGAGGTGGTCCTGGCTATGGCAGCAGAGGAGGTtatggtggtggtggaggaccAGGGTATGGAAACCCAGGTGGTGGATatggaggtggaggaggaggataTGATGGCTACAATGAAGGAGGAAATTTTGGTGGTG gtaATTATGGTGGAAGTGGAAACTACAATGATTTTGGCAATTACAGTGGACAACAGCAGTCTAACTATGGTCCCATGAAAGGTGGTGGCAGCTTTGGTGGCAGAAGTTCAGGCAGTCCCTATGGTG GTGGTTATGGATCTGGAAGTGGAAGTGGGGGCTATGGTGGTAGAAGATTCTAA
- the HNRNPA3 gene encoding heterogeneous nuclear ribonucleoprotein A3 isoform X9, protein MAAIKEERDVEDYKRKGRRSSQGHEPKEPEQLRKLFIGGLSFETTDDSLREHFEKWGTLTDCVVMRDPQTKRSRGFGFVTYSCVEEVDAAMSARPHKVDGRVVEPKRAVSREDSVKPGAHLTVKKIFVGGIKEDTEEYNLREYFEKYGKIETIEVMEDRQSGKKRGFAFVTFDDHDTVDKIVVQKYHTINGHNCEVKKALSKQEMQTASSQRGRGGGSGNFMGRGNFGGGGGNFGRGGNFGGRGGYGGGGGGGGSRGSFGGGDGYNGFGDGGNYGGGPGYGSRGGYGGGGGPGYGNPGGGYGGGGGGYDGYNEGGNFGGGNYGGSGNYNDFGNYSGQQQSNYGPMKGGGSFGGRSSGSPYGGGYGSGSGSGGYGGRRF, encoded by the exons ATGGCTGCTATTAAGGAAGAGAGAGATGTGGAAGACTACAAGAGGAAGGGAAGACGATCTTCACAG GGCCATGAGCCAAAGGAGCCAGAGCAGTTGAGGAAGCTGTTCATTGGAGGTCTGAGCTTTGAAACAACAGATGATAGCTTGAGAGAGCACTTTGAGAAATGGGGCACACTCACGGACTGTGTG GTGATGAGAGACCCACAAACAAAGCGTTCCAGAGGCTTCGGCTTTGTGACTTACTCTTGTGTGGAGGAGGTGGATGCTGCCATGAGTGCTCGACCACATAAGGTTGATGGACGCGTGGTTGAACCAAAGAGAGCAGTTTCGAGGGAG GATTCTGTAAAGCCTGGGGCACATCTgacagtaaagaaaatatttgttggtGGAATTAAAGAAGATACAGAAGAATATAATTTAAGGGAGTACTTTGAAAAATATGGCAAGATTGAAACCATAGAAGTCATGGAAGACAGGCAAAGTGGAAAGAAGAGAGGCTTCGCTTTTGTAACTTTTGATGATCACGATACAGTTGATAAAATTGTTG TTCAGAAATACCATACTATAAATGGACATAACTGTGAAGTGAAAAAAGCACTCTCGAAACAAGAAATGCAGACTGCTAGCTCTCAGAGAG gtCGTGGGGGTGGCTCAGGCAACTTCATGGGTCGTGGAAACTTTGGAGGTGGTGGAGGAAACTTCGGCCGAGGAGGAAACTTTGGTGGAAGAG GAGGCtatgggggtggtggtggcggtggtgggagcagaggaagctTTGGGGGTGGTGACGGATACAATGGATTTGGTGATG GTGGCAACTATGGAGGTGGTCCTGGCTATGGCAGCAGAGGAGGTtatggtggtggtggaggaccAGGGTATGGAAACCCAGGTGGTGGATatggaggtggaggaggaggataTGATGGCTACAATGAAGGAGGAAATTTTGGTGGTG gtaATTATGGTGGAAGTGGAAACTACAATGATTTTGGCAATTACAGTGGACAACAGCAGTCTAACTATGGTCCCATGAAAGGTGGTGGCAGCTTTGGTGGCAGAAGTTCAGGCAGTCCCTATGGTG GTGGTTATGGATCTGGAAGTGGAAGTGGGGGCTATGGTGGTAGAAGATTCTAA
- the HNRNPA3 gene encoding heterogeneous nuclear ribonucleoprotein A3 isoform X12 encodes MAAIKEERDVEDYKRKGRRSSQKYRRLNKGHEPKEPEQLRKLFIGGLSFETTDDSLREHFEKWGTLTDCVVMRDPQTKRSRGFGFVTYSCVEEVDAAMSARPHKVDGRVVEPKRAVSREDSVKPGAHLTVKKIFVGGIKEDTEEYNLREYFEKYGKIETIEVMEDRQSGKKRGFAFVTFDDHDTVDKIVVQKYHTINGHNCEVKKALSKQEMQTASSQRGRGGGSGNFMGRGNFGGGGGNFGRGGNFGGRGGNYGGGPGYGSRGGYGGGGGPGYGNPGGGYGGGGGGYDGYNEGGNFGGGNYGGSGNYNDFGNYSGQQQSNYGPMKGGGSFGGRSSGSPYGGGYGSGSGSGGYGGRRF; translated from the exons ATGGCTGCTATTAAGGAAGAGAGAGATGTGGAAGACTACAAGAGGAAGGGAAGACGATCTTCACAG AAATACCGTAGACTGAATAAG GGCCATGAGCCAAAGGAGCCAGAGCAGTTGAGGAAGCTGTTCATTGGAGGTCTGAGCTTTGAAACAACAGATGATAGCTTGAGAGAGCACTTTGAGAAATGGGGCACACTCACGGACTGTGTG GTGATGAGAGACCCACAAACAAAGCGTTCCAGAGGCTTCGGCTTTGTGACTTACTCTTGTGTGGAGGAGGTGGATGCTGCCATGAGTGCTCGACCACATAAGGTTGATGGACGCGTGGTTGAACCAAAGAGAGCAGTTTCGAGGGAG GATTCTGTAAAGCCTGGGGCACATCTgacagtaaagaaaatatttgttggtGGAATTAAAGAAGATACAGAAGAATATAATTTAAGGGAGTACTTTGAAAAATATGGCAAGATTGAAACCATAGAAGTCATGGAAGACAGGCAAAGTGGAAAGAAGAGAGGCTTCGCTTTTGTAACTTTTGATGATCACGATACAGTTGATAAAATTGTTG TTCAGAAATACCATACTATAAATGGACATAACTGTGAAGTGAAAAAAGCACTCTCGAAACAAGAAATGCAGACTGCTAGCTCTCAGAGAG gtCGTGGGGGTGGCTCAGGCAACTTCATGGGTCGTGGAAACTTTGGAGGTGGTGGAGGAAACTTCGGCCGAGGAGGAAACTTTGGTGGAAGAG GTGGCAACTATGGAGGTGGTCCTGGCTATGGCAGCAGAGGAGGTtatggtggtggtggaggaccAGGGTATGGAAACCCAGGTGGTGGATatggaggtggaggaggaggataTGATGGCTACAATGAAGGAGGAAATTTTGGTGGTG gtaATTATGGTGGAAGTGGAAACTACAATGATTTTGGCAATTACAGTGGACAACAGCAGTCTAACTATGGTCCCATGAAAGGTGGTGGCAGCTTTGGTGGCAGAAGTTCAGGCAGTCCCTATGGTG GTGGTTATGGATCTGGAAGTGGAAGTGGGGGCTATGGTGGTAGAAGATTCTAA
- the HNRNPA3 gene encoding heterogeneous nuclear ribonucleoprotein A3 isoform X3, producing MAAIKEERDVEDYKRKGRRSSQQKYRRLNKGHEPKEPEQLRKLFIGGLSFETTDDSLREHFEKWGTLTDCVVMRDPQTKRSRGFGFVTYSCVEEVDAAMSARPHKVDGRVVEPKRAVSREDSVKPGAHLTVKKIFVGGIKEDTEEYNLREYFEKYGKIETIEVMEDRQSGKKRGFAFVTFDDHDTVDKIVVQKYHTINGHNCEVKKALSKQEMQTASSQRGRGGGSGNFMGRGNFGGGGGNFGRGGNFGGRGKHSHLFCVPGGYGGGGGGGGSRGSFGGGDGYNGFGDGGNYGGGPGYGSRGGYGGGGGPGYGNPGGGYGGGGGGYDGYNEGGNFGGGNYGGSGNYNDFGNYSGQQQSNYGPMKGGGSFGGRSSGSPYGGGYGSGSGSGGYGGRRF from the exons ATGGCTGCTATTAAGGAAGAGAGAGATGTGGAAGACTACAAGAGGAAGGGAAGACGATCTTCACAG CAGAAATACCGTAGACTGAATAAG GGCCATGAGCCAAAGGAGCCAGAGCAGTTGAGGAAGCTGTTCATTGGAGGTCTGAGCTTTGAAACAACAGATGATAGCTTGAGAGAGCACTTTGAGAAATGGGGCACACTCACGGACTGTGTG GTGATGAGAGACCCACAAACAAAGCGTTCCAGAGGCTTCGGCTTTGTGACTTACTCTTGTGTGGAGGAGGTGGATGCTGCCATGAGTGCTCGACCACATAAGGTTGATGGACGCGTGGTTGAACCAAAGAGAGCAGTTTCGAGGGAG GATTCTGTAAAGCCTGGGGCACATCTgacagtaaagaaaatatttgttggtGGAATTAAAGAAGATACAGAAGAATATAATTTAAGGGAGTACTTTGAAAAATATGGCAAGATTGAAACCATAGAAGTCATGGAAGACAGGCAAAGTGGAAAGAAGAGAGGCTTCGCTTTTGTAACTTTTGATGATCACGATACAGTTGATAAAATTGTTG TTCAGAAATACCATACTATAAATGGACATAACTGTGAAGTGAAAAAAGCACTCTCGAAACAAGAAATGCAGACTGCTAGCTCTCAGAGAG gtCGTGGGGGTGGCTCAGGCAACTTCATGGGTCGTGGAAACTTTGGAGGTGGTGGAGGAAACTTCGGCCGAGGAGGAAACTTTGGTGGAAGAG GAAAACATTCTCATCTGTTTTGTGTTCCAGGAGGCtatgggggtggtggtggcggtggtgggagcagaggaagctTTGGGGGTGGTGACGGATACAATGGATTTGGTGATG GTGGCAACTATGGAGGTGGTCCTGGCTATGGCAGCAGAGGAGGTtatggtggtggtggaggaccAGGGTATGGAAACCCAGGTGGTGGATatggaggtggaggaggaggataTGATGGCTACAATGAAGGAGGAAATTTTGGTGGTG gtaATTATGGTGGAAGTGGAAACTACAATGATTTTGGCAATTACAGTGGACAACAGCAGTCTAACTATGGTCCCATGAAAGGTGGTGGCAGCTTTGGTGGCAGAAGTTCAGGCAGTCCCTATGGTG GTGGTTATGGATCTGGAAGTGGAAGTGGGGGCTATGGTGGTAGAAGATTCTAA